The Streptomyces halobius genomic interval AGCCAGCGGAAGTCCTCCTCGACACCAACGTCCTCGGTGACTTCGAGGACGATGTTCCGGTTGCGCTTGCGGAAGAACCAGGCGCCCTGTTCCGACTGGAGGACGTCGGCGATGACATGGTGCCGGGTCCTTTCCTGGAAGTACCTCAAATAAGGGACCGCGCGCCCCTTGTGCAGCCGCAGGTAGTTGCTGCGGGTGGCCTGCACGGTGGGGGAGAGCTGCAGATGGTTCCTGTTCCCCGGTTCGACCTTGGCCTGCATGAGGAAATGCAGTACCCCGTCGAATTCCTTGGCCAGCAGGCCGAGAACGCCGATCTCCGGCTGATGAATGATCGGCTGCTGCCATTGGGACACCGGACCGGATGGAAAACGGACGTCCAGTCCGTCGATGGTGAAGAAGCCGCCGCTGCGGTGCCGCAGCGCTCCCGTGCGCGGGTCCCGGTACCAGTTCCGCAAGCCGTCGAGTTCCATACGGTCGACGCGGAGACCGGACCGTTCGCGGGCGGCGGCGAACCACGAGGCGAACGAGGCCGGCTGATGGACCCTGCTCTCCTCGGCGAGGGTCGACCTCGCGAGCCGGTCCTGGAGCGAACGGAGAGCGGGCGGGGGCGGGGGCGGCGGGACGATTCGATTCACCAGGGGGTTCCTTTGCGCAGGAAGGGCAGGGGTGCTGGGATCTCAGCGGTCTTCCGCGTCCACGGCGTCGAGAAGAGCGGCCATACCGTTGTCCTCGGATGCTTCGCGCTGGTGGGGCCGTCGACGGCGCGTACGGCTCAGTAGAGTGCGGGCTGCCAGCAAGGGCCTCGAATCGCCCTGAATCTCCGTACGGGGCGGTGCGGTCACCGGTCCATCCCGCGCGGTTCCGGCGCACCGCGGCGCACACGCGGCGGGGGGCCGCCCTGGGGCCCGTCCGGCGGAATGCACGCGTCCGGAGGGAATCTGGAGACGGGTTCGACCGTTCTTCGAGGACGAGCTCCGATCGTACGTACATGACGACCCCATGCGATGGTGTCCCGTCGGGCGCAGTCGCCGTCATGCGACAGCGGAGCGGAAAGCGACGGGGCCGCACAGCTGGTCCGACCGGGGGCGACCGCCCGCAAAGCACCTCCTCCCCACGGTCGAGCCAGGATCGTGGAGAGCTCAAGCGGGAGCGGGGCGGCGGCGCGACGACGCGCTGCACCCGATGCCGTTCGCGTTCTGCCGACGTCGCGGGCCGGTGCCGCGGCGGCGACCGGGACGGACGGACCATCCGCGACGTCATCCGCCGGACGAGGCACTGGCACCGCCGCACCCCGAGGGCCGGGAAGGCCCGGCCGGCCGGGCGTGCTGAATGCAACCGTCGAATTTCGGTGACCGGTCGGCATGAATTCGAAGTGGAATCCGGCCTACTCCACACCGCCACCTAGGCGGACGCTCCGTGGACGCTCTCAATCCGTTTTCCGTATGGCTGTCCAGGGCAACGGCAGTGCCCGGCACGCGCCCCCGTGCGCAGGCGCCGAGTGGCGGGGCTCGCACGCTGCGGTGAGAAGTGTGCGCGAAGGATAGGGGCAATGACCTTGTCCTGTCGTATTGGAAGGGTTAATCTACCCCACAGGAAGAGGCAATATCTTGCAAAGACGCAGGGTCGCTGACGGGGGACGTGAGATGGACTTCCGGCTGCTCGGACCATTAGAAATTCTCGATGGCGCATGCAATGTTGTACCCACCGCTCCCAAGCCGCGCCAGGTAATTGCCCTTCTGCTGATGCGAAGGAACACCCTGGTGCAAACCTCGGAACTTATCGACGAACTGTGGGAGAATGACCCTCCCGCAAGTGCGATGACCACGCTTCAGACGTACATTTACAAGCTTCGAAAAGTCCTGACGGCGCGTAATTCGGAGGAGATCCTCTTCACCCGGCCCGGGGGCTACACCCTGGCCATCCCCGATACCTGCACCGACCTCCACCGATTCGAAGTGGAGGCCGACCAGGGCAAGTCGTTGCTGAAGAACGGGGACCCGGCGGGAGCGGCCGAGGTGCTCCAGCGGTCCCTGGCGCTCTGGCGGGGCTCCGCGCTGGTCGATGTCGTGCCGGGCGGTCTGCTGTCCTCCTACGTGACGCGACTGGAGGAGTTCCGGGAGCGCACCCTCGACCTGCGGATCGAGGCCGATCTCCAGCTGGGGCGCCATCAGGAGCTGATCAGTGAGCTGAAGTCGCTTGTGCTGAGCCGCCCGCTGCACGAGAACGTGCACGCCTCGCTGATGATCGCGCTGCATCGCTCCGGACGGCGCCACGAGGCACTGGAGGTCTATCAGATGCTGCGACGCAGCATGATCGACAACCTCGGCCTCGAACCGGGCCAGGAGCTACGAGCGCTCCATCAGGCGCTGTTGTCGGAGGCCGCGGTGGGGTTGCCGTACGAGCAGCACCAGCGGCCCGTCCTGATTGAGCACCACCAGACCGCCGCTACGTCTCCCGAGACTGAGAAGACGGCCGTGACCGCGGTGTCCCGTCCCGCTGCGCCGAGCATCCCTGTTCCCGCGCAACTCCCCGCGGACCTTGCCGACTTCACTGGACGGAAGTCCATCGTCACCCAGGCCCCCGCTGCTCTGGCCCGGGACGAGGAGTGCGCCCATCCCCGCACGGCCACCGCCGTCGCGGTCATCAGCGGCATGCCGGGGGTGGGGAAGACCGCGCTCGCGGTACATATATCCCACACCGTCCGGTCGTTCTTCGAGGACGGCCAGCTCTACGCGGATCTGCGCGGCTCCATCGGCGCGGGTCCGACCCCCGCGGACGTACTCCATGGATTCCTGAGGGCACTGGGGACCGCGGAATCCGAGATTCCCGCTGACCTCGAGGAACGGTCCAAGCTGTTCCGGTCCACCACGGTCGGCCGGCGGCTGCTGATCCTGCTGGACGATGTGTCGTCGCTGTCCGATGTACGCCCGCTGCTCCCCGGCGACCCGCAGTGCGCCGCCGTCATCACCAGCCGCAGGCGGCTGCACGGCCTGGGCGGTGCCTGGAACATCAACCTCGGTGCTATGGACACGGGGGAGGGCAGCGAGCTGCTCTCCCGCATCATCGGGGCCGCCCGGGTCACGCGGGAGAGGCACGCTGCCAGCCAACTGGTGGAGACCGTCGGTGGTCTTCCCCTGGCGGTGCGGTGCATCGGGGGCCGGCTCAGCGGCAGCCCGGGGCTCACCCTGTCGGGCTTGGCACTGCAACTGACCTGTTCCGAGAAGCTGCTGGACGAACTCCGTCTGGGGGAACTCGACGTCCGGTCCCGGTACGACTTCAGCTACGAGGGGCTCGGCCGCGTGGAGCGGAGCGTCTTCCGGCTGCTGAGCATCCTCCCGCCGAGGCAGTTCACCGCCGAGTCCGTCGTCGAACTCCTCGGCAGCGACAGCCGCACCGTGGAACGTCTGCTCCAGCGCTTCGTCGACAGCCACCTGATCAACATAGTCCGGTGGGAGAACGACGCGTCCCACTACGCATTTCCCGAACTGACCCGTGCGTACGCCCGTGAGCGGTTGCTGGACACCCTGTCGCGCGACGGGTTGGGGCAGGAGAGGGAATGGACCCCGGTGGGGGAGTCCGTGGGCGCCGGTGAGAAGTCAGCGGCCGACCGCCGGGCACGGCGAGTACAGCGAAGCCGGAGTGGATCCGATCGAACGGCGCATCCCGCGGGCGTCCGGCCGGACCGTCGGCAGTGGTGACACGGGGTCGTACCCCAGGAGCGCCAGGCGTTGACGGACCCCGCCCATCAGATGCCGGTCGGCAACATCCCTGCGCCGTCTCCGTGTTCTTGACGTACATGAGGCGGAGTGCGCTGGATCTATGGATTCGAGCAGACCGCGGGCTCTCTTGAGGTTGCCTTAACGGAGTTCGGTGGACACCAATATCGTAACCCCGACCGTCAGGTGCGATTGAGCTTCCTGGGCTGATGAAGGTCGTCCTGGGGATTAAGTGCCCGCTTGGCCGTCCGTCCGCTGTCCCCGTAGGAAGGCGGCCACCTCATCCCGGAGCGTCAAAGACAGGAAGTTCTCCCGGCTGCCGCGACCGTCGGCGCGCACATCATCGGCTGGGCGGACGACTGGGGGGTATCGGGAGCCACGGACCCGATGCCACGGCCGAAGTGCGGGCCGCCGGTAGGCCGAGGGGAAAACCGTCGTACGGGTTCCAGTACGTGCGGCTCGTGAGGGGCGGCAAGATCGATCATGTCGAGTTGCACCCGCACGCCTCTACCGTGATCAGGCTCGTCGCCCGCCGCATCCTCTCCGCCCCCGATCGCATCATGCCCAGCAGTGAGGCGGCGTGCCTGAACCGTGAGGGGGAGCCGTGCCCTGCCGACCATCTTGCCGTCATGTACGACAAGTCGTCGCGTGGCCGCCCCTGGCAGCCCACGAGCTTGCGGAACATCCTGCTGTCCGAGGCGGCTCCGGGCTATGTGATGCACCAGGGCAAGCCCGTCATCGATCAGGACGGCAACCCCGTACGTCTGTGTGAAGGCTTGCGGGACGGACAACTCACGAGGCGCTCAAGCAGGCCCTCACCACCCCACACGACGCCCTGGAAGGACGGGTCGAACCGCGAGCGCCCGCGGCCACGCCCCAGCAGGCCGCCGCCCAACAAGCCGCCCAACACCTTCGTGCCGCCTACCGGTCCGCAGCCGCCACCCCCATGCACGCCATGCGTCCTGCTCCAACAGACCATCGCATGGGGCGAACTGGGCACCGCCGACAGCCTCACCGACGTCCTCGTCCGGGGACTGCGGCGCCTGAGCAATCCGCCCACCACCACCGACGCACCCCGCGCACGGAGGAGCCCGCGAACGTCCCAGCAGCAACCCCCGACCCCGAAGCCGCAGGCGCCCGAGACCACCGCCGCACCCGTCCCAGCGCTTCCCGCTCCCCACGGACAAAGCGCTGACCAGCACAACAATCGGCTGGACACCGGCAACGGCGCCTGTGCTGAGGGTGGTTCCCGGTACCGACGGGAGGCTCGGGGCGTCAGCTGCCGAACGGGATGTCCCGCGGGGTGGCCATGCGGCGGGTTTCCGGGTGGGCCTTCACGTAGTCCGTGATGTACGAGAGCGACTCCCGCACCGCGCTGTCGTCCGTGCCGCAGCCCTTCAGGCCGCTGACGCCGTCCGGGTAGCACGACATCCGGTTGCCGTAGATCAGGCTGTCCACGGCGGCACTCCCGTCGGAGAAGTCGAGCAGGGTGGCGGCGCGCTCCCCATCGCCCTTGCCCACCGTCCAGCCGACGGTCTGCGCGAGCTCTCCGGCGTCCCGGGCCTTCCGGCCGGCCTCCAGCTCCCCCCGGATGCTGCCGAACTTCAACGCCATGCTGAACAGGCCGTTGTCCATCACGCGCTGATTCCCGGGGATGTTCGGCCCGTGCTCGGCGAAGCCGTCCCTGACCTGTGCGTAGTCGCTGCTGAAGCTGACCGCTTCCTTGGAGTTCAGGTCACCGAGGGCGTTCTTCCAGCCGCTGCCGCCCTCCTTGCCGTAGAAGCCGTAGAGCACCCGGATGCCCCTGCTCCCCAGCTTCTTGCGCGCCATGTCCCGAAGTCCGGCCACGGA includes:
- a CDS encoding AfsR/SARP family transcriptional regulator, whose translation is MDFRLLGPLEILDGACNVVPTAPKPRQVIALLLMRRNTLVQTSELIDELWENDPPASAMTTLQTYIYKLRKVLTARNSEEILFTRPGGYTLAIPDTCTDLHRFEVEADQGKSLLKNGDPAGAAEVLQRSLALWRGSALVDVVPGGLLSSYVTRLEEFRERTLDLRIEADLQLGRHQELISELKSLVLSRPLHENVHASLMIALHRSGRRHEALEVYQMLRRSMIDNLGLEPGQELRALHQALLSEAAVGLPYEQHQRPVLIEHHQTAATSPETEKTAVTAVSRPAAPSIPVPAQLPADLADFTGRKSIVTQAPAALARDEECAHPRTATAVAVISGMPGVGKTALAVHISHTVRSFFEDGQLYADLRGSIGAGPTPADVLHGFLRALGTAESEIPADLEERSKLFRSTTVGRRLLILLDDVSSLSDVRPLLPGDPQCAAVITSRRRLHGLGGAWNINLGAMDTGEGSELLSRIIGAARVTRERHAASQLVETVGGLPLAVRCIGGRLSGSPGLTLSGLALQLTCSEKLLDELRLGELDVRSRYDFSYEGLGRVERSVFRLLSILPPRQFTAESVVELLGSDSRTVERLLQRFVDSHLINIVRWENDASHYAFPELTRAYARERLLDTLSRDGLGQEREWTPVGESVGAGEKSAADRRARRVQRSRSGSDRTAHPAGVRPDRRQW
- a CDS encoding PI-PLC domain-containing protein encodes the protein MAAPRRRRVILLPLALVVSAATLGTGAAMAVPEDEPSETAPSTAEQRPTWAIAHRVLTTGGVTTALDNGANALEIDATAWREGWWADHDGTLTSYGDTMSDMFDQVAQEHEDGRQVSFVWLDMKNPDWCDSSDPEWRHCSVAGLRDMARKKLGSRGIRVLYGFYGKEGGSGWKNALGDLNSKEAVSFSSDYAQVRDGFAEHGPNIPGNQRVMDNGLFSMALKFGSIRGELEAGRKARDAGELAQTVGWTVGKGDGERAATLLDFSDGSAAVDSLIYGNRMSCYPDGVSGLKGCGTDDSAVRESLSYITDYVKAHPETRRMATPRDIPFGS